A window of the Henckelia pumila isolate YLH828 chromosome 3, ASM3356847v2, whole genome shotgun sequence genome harbors these coding sequences:
- the LOC140889956 gene encoding uncharacterized protein, with the protein MVHSEVQTIIYAWIGCNFAKFGYLYATAPTRQSDTISVTSLIGGTSDNTGSGITRRLVLKTDLNIVLACNLPKNSPMLEENAEKILMQKLIILGYTTPKT; encoded by the exons ATGGTTCATT cAGAAGTTCAAACCATC ATTTACGCTTGGATTGGTTGCAATTTTGCAAAGTTTGGATATCTATATGCGACTGCACCTACACGACAG AGTGATACAATCAGCGTGACCTCTCTAATTGGAGGGACTAGTGATAACACAGGATCTGGTATCACCCGTCGATTAG TTCTAAAGACTGATCTTAATATCGTACTTGCTTGTAATCTTCCAAAGAATAGCCCCATGCTTGAG GAAAATGCTGAGAAGATCTTGATGCAAAAGCTTATCATCCTGGGTTACACAACTCCAAAAACCTAA